The following is a genomic window from Bombina bombina isolate aBomBom1 chromosome 3, aBomBom1.pri, whole genome shotgun sequence.
ttaaattgttatatacatactgtaaaccCTTACTTTACCTTAGTCATCCTTTTTCTCTAGCTCTTCCTTTTCTGCTTCTTGTTTACGTTTCGCTTCACGCTCAAGTTTTAGTTGTGCTTCAATTTTCCTACTCTGGTATATCTTGACACCAGCAAACGCCAGACACAATAACAGCGTCTTGGCAGCGAGAATGTACAAAAGCAAAGGAAAGTTATCTAAAACCTGTAATGAA
Proteins encoded in this region:
- the SMIM11 gene encoding small integral membrane protein 11, with amino-acid sequence MPVFNWKVLDNFPLLLYILAAKTLLLCLAFAGVKIYQSRKIEAQLKLEREAKRKQEAEKEELEKKDD